The Amblyomma americanum isolate KBUSLIRL-KWMA chromosome 5, ASM5285725v1, whole genome shotgun sequence genome window below encodes:
- the LOC144134168 gene encoding protein toll-like yields the protein MGNNISSVDGAFTAYTTYLLYAFALLPGILTLSAAYFYWKHHLKTWLNMRGVCSWAHCITEGDLDAEKVFDVFLSFSSKDAGWVHEQLIPGLEAVALSYCTYERNFKGGFLLQDIIRDAVACSRRTVLLLTRNFVTSEWCRWEFRLAHQKALEDNVNRLIIVLVGEVGSRSLDEDLRLYMRAANYIRWGQPNIWEMFYCSMHRKGAKRKLIIRKALQPTLA from the exons ATGGGAAACAACATCAGCAGCGTGGACGGTGCCTTCACAG CGTACACGACGTACCTGCTGTACGCCTTCG CTCTCCTGCCTGGGATCCTAACACTCTCAGCGGCGTACTTTTACTGGAAACACCACCTGAAGACCTGGCTGAACATGCGAGGTGTCTGCAGCTGGGCGCACTGCATCACGGAGGGGGACCTGGACGCAGAAAAGGTGTTCGACGTGTTCCTCTCGTTCAGCAGCAAAGATGCAGGCTGGGTTCATGAGCAGCTGATCCCGGGACTAGAGGCCGTCGCCTTATCATACTGTACCTATGAGCGGAACTTCAAAGGCGGCTTCTTGCTGCAGGACATCATCCGCGACGCTGTCGCCTGCTCCAGGAGGACAGTGCTCCTGCTCACCCG GAACTTTGTAACAAGCGAGTGGTGCCGTTGGGAGTTCCGGTTGGCGCATCAGAAAGCCCTGGAGGACAACGTCAACAGATTGATCATTGTGCTTGTCGGCGAGGTTGGCTCTAGATCTCTAGACGAAGATTTGCGCCTCTATATGCGAGCTGCCAATTACATCCGCTGGGGACAGCCAAACATTTGGGAAATGTTCTACTGCTCGATGCACAGGAAGGGTGCCAAAAGAAAGCTCATCATCCGCAAAGCACTGCAGCCAACTCTAGCCTAA